GGATCGCCCGTTACCATGTGCCTATGTTTTCCATCGACGTCCACGGTTCGCATAGCGGTAAAGCATCCCCTTCTTGAATCAGTTCGATGGAAATATTGTCAGGTGATTTGATAAAAGCCATGCGGCCATCACGCGGGGGGCGGTTAATGGTTACACCATTATCAATCAATGCCTGGCAACTGGCATAGATATCATCAACTTTATAGGCAAGATGGCCAAAATTACGGCCAAAATCATAATCTTCAGGATCCCAGTTATAGGTCAGTTCAAGTTCGGGTGCGGCTTCGGCGTGGCTACGATCCTGATCTTTGGGCGCGGCCAGAAACACCAGCGTAAAGCGGCCAGCCTCAAAGTCTTTGCGGCGCATCTCGACAAGGCCAAATTTGTTGCAATAGAAATCTAGAGAAGCGTCCAGATCTTTAACCCGAACCATTGTGTGAACAAAGCGCATAGCATTATCTCCCGCAGCATATGATGGATTAATCATAGGCGGTGCGCCTTGCCGCTGTCCATGCTTGCCACGCGCCCGCGCAGTATTTTATCCGAATTTTATCCCGATCATGGCGGCACCTGCCAGAAGATTGGGCACAATCAGATGATGTGGCGGGTTGGCTGGCCGCATTGCGGGCGCCAGATCAGGTACCTGTATAACGCGAATGCCTGCGGCAATGGCGGCATTTGCACCATTTTCTGAATCCTCAAACGCCACACAGTCTTGCGGGTCTATTCCCAGTTTGGCGGCCGCATCAAGATATACATCCGGTGCTGGCTTGCCATTGGCAACTTCGTCACCGCCAGTCAGATGCTGAATGAACTCCCAAAGACCAGCCTTTTTCAGTGTTCCCCGCGCCCGCGCACCTGATGACGATGTGGCGACCGCCACGGGCATACCAATCATATGTAGATGTGCCAATAATTGATGCGCACCATCCTTGACTGGCACACCATCATCAACCAGTGCCCGATAGGCAAGCAACCAGTCATTTTTGAAGATTGCCGGATCAAGTGATGACGGCAGAATATCACCCAGAATGCCAAGTCCGGTGACATGGTTCAAACCGATCATCTGCCGGTAATCTGCCATTGTCACGCTGATATCATATGCAGATGCGGTCGTACAGAAACTCTCATAAGACAGGCGCTCGGAATCAAGCAAAAGCCCGTCCATATCAAACAGAATGCCGCGAAAAGATAATTCGGAAGTGGACATGAAAGCCTCATAAAGAAATGAACAACATTCTGCCTTGCCACGGGAAGTGAAGAAAGCAAAATCTTTGCTATTGGCACCTAACGCTTTATGGCATGCTCTATCACGATCAGATAAAGATATGGCATGACGTTTGTGCCACGCCAGATTTATGGAGATACGGCCATGCCGACAGCCTTGATAGCTGAAAATATTCGCCACCTAGTGGTGCATTGTGCTGATACGCCTGATGAAGAGGCGCTGGATGCGCGTGCGATTCATGACATGCATCTTGGGTTTGGCTGGCATGGCATTGGGTATCATTGGGTGATCTGCCGCGATGGCACATTACAAAGCGGGCGCCCTGAATATTGGGTCGGGGCGCATGTCAAAGGCCATAACGAAATCAGCCTTGGCGTATGTCTGATTGGCCGCCAGAATTTCACCGATGCACAAATGCAGACTCTCAAATCTTTGTTAACGCGCTGGCGCAAGGACTATCCGCAAGCTGAAATTTGTGGTCATTGCGATTTTGACTATACTGACAAAACCTGTCCCAATTTTGATGTTGCTAACTGGTGCGTACAACATAATATCTCGGCAAAAGCGGAATGGATATGACCGCCAGCGACACATCAGACATCCTTCCTACCGAAATGCAGGTCAGTTTGTCCTATGTTGGTTTATATGATGCGCCGCGCGATGATGCGGGATTGGATACGCAATGTCTGTTTGGCGAAGGCTTTATCGTAACGGGTGAAGATGGTGATTTTTATCATGGCACCCTATCGACTGATGGTTATCAGGGCTATGTGCCAAAGTCGGGTCTGATGCCATTCATGGCAGTGCCAACACATCGGGTGATTGTGCCGCGGTCGCTTGTGACCCGAACTGCCGATATCAAAAGCGGCACGCAGTTTGGCCTATCACTTGGAGCACAGGTGACGGTGCCTGATAGCGATAAGTCATCAGATGTTCACAATGTGCAAATTCAGACGCCGTATGGCGTTGGCTATTTGCCCTGGCGGCATCTGGTGCCATGCGATCATGTGGCACCTGACTGGGTGGCTATAGCCGAATCATTGACAGGGGCGCCCTATGGCTGGGGTGGCCGTGATAGTGGCGGGTTGGATTGCTCGGCACTGGTACAGCTAGCTTTGCAGGCAGGCGGTGTTTCAGCCCCCCGTGATAGTGGCCCGCAGGCCGCCGCGCTGGGTGATTTGCTGGCTGATGACGCCCCGCTTATGCGGGGTGATCTGATATTCTGGAAAGGCCATGTCGGTATCATGCTAGACGCGAACATCCTGCTTCACGCCAATGCGTATCATATGCAGGTGGCCTCGGAAAATCTATATGATGCCCTGCCGCGTATCACGCGTGAAGCTGGCGATATAACAGCCCGCCGTCGCATGCGCTAAACTCTATGCCACTTTAATAATGAAAAGTGATGTGTATCATCACTAAAATTCATTAGCTACATCCCGTCTGGTTAATGATTTGTTTACCAAACTCCTCGTAAATTCATATGTCTGTCTGTCCAATCGGCAAATCAGGCATAGTGCGTGGAGGGGGTATATAGCGCAGATGGCACAATCATCTTTAAGAAAACATAATAATTGGCGCATATATTTGCCTGATTTTCCACTTGTGATTTGGATGCTGTTTATCACCATTCTGATTGGTATTCTTTTAGGGCTGTCATCACCCGAGATTATCAGAAAATTTAATCAGGGCTGGGGTAGTGCTGTAGGTGAATTTGCGCTCATCCTAATGCCATCATTCACCTTGGCGGCGGTTATTGAAAAACTCCATATTAAGGGATCAAAACCCATTACAGTGAGTCTATCGCCAGTTCTTGGTGCCGCAATGGTTTGCCCTGACACAGCCTATGCCTCGCTGGCACCGATTGTGAAGCAAGCGCGTTTATCCATCGCTTTTGGTGCGTATTCTGGGTTTAAGCTGTTATTCCCTGCTGGCCCTTTGATTGTTGCCACCAGCCTTGGGGTTCAGAGCAATCAGATACTATTTTATTGTGCCGTGATCTTTTTGCCTGTTTGGGTGACAGGCTTGTTGTGGGCGCGGATTTTTGAACAAAGAATGGATGTGACCACGCCTATATCTGAAAAAGCCATAACCGATCATCTGTTCGTTAAATTGGCTCCCTTTATATGTCTTATTACGCTAATTGCATTGGGTATATTAATAGATTTCAGCTTCAATATTTGGCTGGCATTGGCAACAAATCCTAAAGGTGCACTTTTTATATCTGCGGCGTTGGGGTTGGCTATGGTTAACCGGACAGATCGCCGTGCTTGTATCGAAACAGGCATCCGCCGTACTGGCTATCTACTTGTTGTTATCGGTATGGCAAGTGCGTTCAGTCTGTTTTTGACTGAAGCCGTGCCAATACAACAGCTTTTTGTATCAGCCAATGGGATGCTTGCCCTGTTAGGCTTGTTTATGATTTCGGCATTTGTAAAACTGTTGCAGGGGTCTAGCATGGCCACCTTTGCAACAGTCGGCCCAATCGCCGCGCCAATTGTTGTGGCTTCAGGAATAGCACCTGAACTTGCCGTTATTGCGATTTGCCTTGGCTCATTCATTGCCATATTGCCGAATGACAGTTTCTATTGGCTTATTCGCGATAATAAACAGCTAACCCAACGCTATAGCGATCTTAATATCATGGCGATCCTTGGGGGTGGCGCTACTATGCAGGCGGTTGCTGGGTTTCTAGTTTTATGGGGACTATACCTTGTAGGTGCATAGTGCATTCAGCATTTTCCATCCATCCCCGTCCAACAGAAACCTACCCCTTGCCAAGCGATATGCGGTTGCGCAGATACCACAGCAACAGCAATGACGGAATGACCATCAACGCCGTAATCACAAAGAACGTGCCCCAATCTCCATTCAGCCAATCAACCATTGCCCCTGACGATGACGCCAATGTTGTCCGTCCCATTGTGCCGATCGAGGCCAGCAAGGCATATTGCGTAGCTGTGTAGGTGCGATCAACCAGCAGCGAAATAAAGGCGACAAAGGCAACCGTCGCAAAGGCAGCGGCGATATCATCAAGCAGAACGGCAACGGCGAATAACAGCTCGGATTTACCACTCCATGCCAGAATTGAAAACATGACATTTGTTGCGGCCATGGCGATACCGGCGATGAATAAAGCGCGGATCGAACCTGACCGGATCGCAAAATAGCCGCCCAGTAAGGTAAAGCTGATCGTGGTTATCCAGCCAAGCCCTTTTGAATAGATGGCGATCTGGGATTTTGAAAAGCCCATTTCTTTATAGAAAACCAGTGACATTTTGCCCATGAAGGCTTCACCGATTTTGAACAGGAAGATAAAGCTCAGAATACCAATGCCGATTGCTAGGCCATTCTTTTTGAAAAAGCTGGTCAGTGGCCCCAGAATGGCACTTGAGAAAAAGGCAATAATTTGCGAAACCGGATTATTGCCACCAACATGGCTGGCGATAGCGGCTTGGGCTTCGGCCTGGGCTTTGATCCGTTCGTCGGAACTGGCTTCGGGAATAAACAGCAATGCGATATTGGCAAGCAGGATGATGGCCAGAAGCACAAGGAACGTTAGCTGCCAGTAATTGACATGCCCCAGCGCCTCAAAATAATCCGCTGTGAACAGCGTAATCATACCGCCTATTTTATAGCCTGACCACCAGCCAGCCACCGCCACCGCCGCGCCCGCCGCCATGGCACCACGTTCATCATGGCCGATCTGCTCGATCCGCAAGGCGTCGATGGTGATATCTTGCGATGCTGACGAAATCGCAATCAGCAAGCCAAAGGCCATAACCCACCATATATCGGCCGCCGGACTCAGATTGCTCCATGCCAGCACCGAAACAAAAATCACCGCTTGTAGCGAAATGATCCAGGCTTTGCGATGACCAATGCGTTCCGTCAGAACGGGGATACGAATGCGGTCAATCAATGGCGCCCACAGAAAGTTAATCGCATAGACGCTGAAAATCAGACCTGCCCAGCCGATTGCCGAGCGGCTCAACCCATCTTCCTTCAGCCAAAGTGATAGCGATGATCCGATCAGAACCCAGGGAAAGCCGCTTATCGCGCCAAGCAGAAGAATGCGAAGCATTCGCTTATCAAAATATATGCTCAAGGTTGCCTTTTCCGGACTACTCATAATAACTTCCCCCATTTTGGCATTATTCAGGCTCCGAATGCCACTTCATTCATTTTTTCTAAAATAACCCTACAACCAAAAACGGCATCGCAAAAGGTTTATTCAAATTGCTGTTTCTGGGGTAATTTGACAGCTACTGTCAAATATCTATCGGGTAGTGGCATAGGAGACAAACGTCATGCGTAGCTGGTGCGTAAAACAAGTCAAAACAGACACCTATCAACTTGATGCAGGGGCATTGCAGTTTGATTGTATCATTGGCAAGGCTGGCGTTATTGATGCGTCGGCCAAGCGCGAAGGCGATATGGCAACACCGCGATGTGAAATGCCTATCCGTGCGGTTTATTATCGCGCTGATCGGGTGCAAATACCGGCTTTGCCGTTTCCGACATTTCCGATCACCGCGTCATGTGGCTGGTGCGATGCGCCTGAACATCCTGCATATAACCGGCATGTGGATTTGGCTCTGCATGCGCCTTTCGACGCCAGCCATGAGGTGATGTGGCGCGATGATACGGCCTATGACATTGTTGTCGAACTTGGCTTTAACGATGCGCCGGTGATAGCTGGACGTGGCAGTGCTATTTTCATCCATTGTATCGCGCCCGGCAAAACCCATACGGCGGGCTGTGTGGCACTGGTGCATGATGATCTGCTGGCCTTGCTGGCGCTGGCATCGCCGGATCAGCATGTAATTGTTACGTGAGTTTTGATACCTAGCTTTTTGACGCCCTCCCAAGTGCCGCATCAATCAGTTTTTTACGCGCCCGTAATTTGGCGTTGGTCGGCACCATTTTTACCATCAGGCCATCTTTGACAAATCCCATCTGCACCATAATCAGATTAGAGATCATATTGAGACAGATTTTCTGGGCAGTGCCTGCTTTCAACCTTGTCGATCCGGCAATCGCTTCGCCACCAGTTGCCAGCAAAATGGCATATTCGGCCTCATCCAATAGTGGCGTATTCGCATTATTGGCGATCCCGATGGTTAGCGCACCGGCCTTGCGCGCCTGTTGCAGAACATGGCAGGTAAAGGGCGTGATCCCGCTGGCGGCCAGGCCGATCACAACATCATCCCTGCCGATGGCGGATTTTTCCACCTCCTTGGTGGCGGCTATGCTGTCATCTTCGGCATTCTCGACAGCGCGTAACAGCGCGTTATGGCCGCCCGCAATCACAAAGCCAACACGTTCACGCGGCCAGTTAAAGGTTGGAAATAATTCGGCACCATCCTGAACGCCAATGCGGGCGGATGTGCCAGCCCCCGT
This window of the Candidatus Puniceispirillum marinum IMCC1322 genome carries:
- the gloA gene encoding lactoylglutathione lyase; this encodes MRFVHTMVRVKDLDASLDFYCNKFGLVEMRRKDFEAGRFTLVFLAAPKDQDRSHAEAAPELELTYNWDPEDYDFGRNFGHLAYKVDDIYASCQALIDNGVTINRPPRDGRMAFIKSPDNISIELIQEGDALPLCEPWTSMENIGTW
- a CDS encoding HAD family hydrolase — its product is MSTSELSFRGILFDMDGLLLDSERLSYESFCTTASAYDISVTMADYRQMIGLNHVTGLGILGDILPSSLDPAIFKNDWLLAYRALVDDGVPVKDGAHQLLAHLHMIGMPVAVATSSSGARARGTLKKAGLWEFIQHLTGGDEVANGKPAPDVYLDAAAKLGIDPQDCVAFEDSENGANAAIAAGIRVIQVPDLAPAMRPANPPHHLIVPNLLAGAAMIGIKFG
- a CDS encoding N-acetylmuramoyl-L-alanine amidase, encoding MTFVPRQIYGDTAMPTALIAENIRHLVVHCADTPDEEALDARAIHDMHLGFGWHGIGYHWVICRDGTLQSGRPEYWVGAHVKGHNEISLGVCLIGRQNFTDAQMQTLKSLLTRWRKDYPQAEICGHCDFDYTDKTCPNFDVANWCVQHNISAKAEWI
- a CDS encoding C40 family peptidase; the protein is MTASDTSDILPTEMQVSLSYVGLYDAPRDDAGLDTQCLFGEGFIVTGEDGDFYHGTLSTDGYQGYVPKSGLMPFMAVPTHRVIVPRSLVTRTADIKSGTQFGLSLGAQVTVPDSDKSSDVHNVQIQTPYGVGYLPWRHLVPCDHVAPDWVAIAESLTGAPYGWGGRDSGGLDCSALVQLALQAGGVSAPRDSGPQAAALGDLLADDAPLMRGDLIFWKGHVGIMLDANILLHANAYHMQVASENLYDALPRITREAGDITARRRMR
- a CDS encoding GntT/GntP/DsdX family permease, coding for MAQSSLRKHNNWRIYLPDFPLVIWMLFITILIGILLGLSSPEIIRKFNQGWGSAVGEFALILMPSFTLAAVIEKLHIKGSKPITVSLSPVLGAAMVCPDTAYASLAPIVKQARLSIAFGAYSGFKLLFPAGPLIVATSLGVQSNQILFYCAVIFLPVWVTGLLWARIFEQRMDVTTPISEKAITDHLFVKLAPFICLITLIALGILIDFSFNIWLALATNPKGALFISAALGLAMVNRTDRRACIETGIRRTGYLLVVIGMASAFSLFLTEAVPIQQLFVSANGMLALLGLFMISAFVKLLQGSSMATFATVGPIAAPIVVASGIAPELAVIAICLGSFIAILPNDSFYWLIRDNKQLTQRYSDLNIMAILGGGATMQAVAGFLVLWGLYLVGA
- a CDS encoding AmpG family muropeptide MFS transporter, with translation MSSPEKATLSIYFDKRMLRILLLGAISGFPWVLIGSSLSLWLKEDGLSRSAIGWAGLIFSVYAINFLWAPLIDRIRIPVLTERIGHRKAWIISLQAVIFVSVLAWSNLSPAADIWWVMAFGLLIAISSASQDITIDALRIEQIGHDERGAMAAGAAVAVAGWWSGYKIGGMITLFTADYFEALGHVNYWQLTFLVLLAIILLANIALLFIPEASSDERIKAQAEAQAAIASHVGGNNPVSQIIAFFSSAILGPLTSFFKKNGLAIGIGILSFIFLFKIGEAFMGKMSLVFYKEMGFSKSQIAIYSKGLGWITTISFTLLGGYFAIRSGSIRALFIAGIAMAATNVMFSILAWSGKSELLFAVAVLLDDIAAAFATVAFVAFISLLVDRTYTATQYALLASIGTMGRTTLASSSGAMVDWLNGDWGTFFVITALMVIPSLLLLWYLRNRISLGKG
- a CDS encoding L,D-transpeptidase family protein, which produces MRSWCVKQVKTDTYQLDAGALQFDCIIGKAGVIDASAKREGDMATPRCEMPIRAVYYRADRVQIPALPFPTFPITASCGWCDAPEHPAYNRHVDLALHAPFDASHEVMWRDDTAYDIVVELGFNDAPVIAGRGSAIFIHCIAPGKTHTAGCVALVHDDLLALLALASPDQHVIVT
- a CDS encoding N-acetylmuramic acid 6-phosphate etherase codes for the protein MKKTNTPQKDDAQKDDADKTVTDASSKTLATEIMAASPVPIDKLSPHAALAMMLDNQAGAITALTSALDQIETAGMAAYKRLSGSDMGRLIYTGAGTSARIGVQDGAELFPTFNWPRERVGFVIAGGHNALLRAVENAEDDSIAATKEVEKSAIGRDDVVIGLAASGITPFTCHVLQQARKAGALTIGIANNANTPLLDEAEYAILLATGGEAIAGSTRLKAGTAQKICLNMISNLIMVQMGFVKDGLMVKMVPTNAKLRARKKLIDAALGRASKS